TGGGTAAGCCACTTGATTAATCTTACTTAAGAACATATAATTTCACAATATAAACATTGTGAGGAATAAAAGCTACTCGTTGTAGATTTCGTAGAGCTTCAAGTTGACTACCGTGATTAATGGTCGCGTTTAATATCCCCGCCAATAGTGCGAGCTGTCAAATCTTGTTTCCTCGTGATTTAAAATCTGGCGCTAGTgccggaccgtgagtttaggggCCCCACTTAAGACAAATCTGAACGtaggctgcaaaccatacgatctgtttaatttaatgatgatgGATTATTTCGCGTTatagtctatttttgactttgacttgacttaacttggggccccttgaatccacggggccctgggctgaagacCAAAAAGCCATACGGTAGATCCGGCCATGGCTctgttatatcatataaatataaagttcatTTGAAACTACACAATTTCACAACAATAATCTTaacttaaagttattatttgtaattctaAGAAGAAAAATGAAgagatgtaaattaaattaaactagagTCGTCGAGAGgatttatttgtcaaaattcctaatttaaaaatatatcctccCCGGCGGGGAATCGAACCCCGGTCTCCCGCGTGACAGGCGGGGATACTTACCACTATACTACCGAGGATATGGATAAGGGAGCGAAATTGTTGTACtttcttttaataatgttttcataTACGCTGATCATAAACGTTCAACTTAGTTCAGTTAGTTCTGAACGACTAAAGAACTACAAATTCGATAACATTGAACTATCTCACCAAGAAGGTCGCAGATAGACATAGTTTACTCGGCACGTACTTaagttttaatacatattaataaaaaattgttaatcaTTTTTCAGTTTATTGTatattctgatatattttttttcagtgtgttattttttatttaatacgcaCGAACGCAACAAACTTTGGGAACTACGATTTTGTTTTCCATGTTCACGTAGTTCTACTAACTCATTCACACAACGATACAAAGTATCGCttcttggcggtagattatataGACCTTAAAGATTAACTTTAACGTATTACGTTATATTTAATTGCAACGCCTGTGTGCGGGGCACACGGGCCCCGGGTCTGAAGGGGTGCCGAGCGCCCTCTAATGCGGCTCCTCCAAAGATGCGTCGCTCGCGGCACCGGCGCTCTCAAAGATCCTGCGCCCGTGTTACGGCCGATGTCGGTTGCCCGTAGCAAAGCAAGGCGCGCCACCACAAGCTGCATCTTTAAATCCTCAACAAAATCCGCCATACTCGTAGGAAATGTTCACTTCTCCGCCCACTCGCGTTTGTAATAAGTTGCATTTTTCGCTTAAGTATGacgaaaaatacatttcaacacTAAGGTTGGTAATTGGATCATCTCAAACACCTTCCTTCCTAATAAACACTTGCTTTGCTTTGCGACATCATTTAAATTTGCACTCGAATTTCCGtttgaaaatataactgtaaGAGTATTCCATTTTGACTACTAGAGGGGGCCAGGGTACTGGCTGCACACGGGCGTCACAAGGGCTAGAGCCGCCTCTGCCAAACTAGACGATTTTACTATTCGTAAACAAAACGAAACGTAAACTGTCGGTATTTTTGTTGGACGATTAAAACTCTATTTACAGTAAATCACTCAAGATTTCGCAATATACACGTACCTTGCAATCAATAACGTCAAACagacaacaatacaataaaactttacaCGAACAACAATTCTTAAAAACACAAGTCCATAGAGCTACGAATCGTAGAACTGCCTTATAATTCtagctttaatataaaaaaaatattataggtgCCAAGATCTGCCATGTTCCAGCCCCTGGATACACCTTGGGCTTCTTCACAGAGAACTACCGACGTAGTAAGTACACGCTGACACTATCTGTTCTACCCAAAATATTGCATTTGTAAGCATATCCTCGGTAGTATAGTGGTGAGTATCCCCGCCTGTCACGCGGGAGACCGGGGTTCGATTCCCCGCCGGGGaggattgtttttatttttttaataaacagatcAGCTAAATGCCTTTAGGTTTGATCGTATCTTTTATAAATGACGTataattcacattttttttttcttttttgtattctaaaatcataaatttaatatttaggttaagatatttttatggtatagacGGACGAACAGATGAGACACCTGATGGCACACAAAATCATCAACTAGGGtgtctcaaaatatattttaggaaacctatgacagattttaaattaatatggttatttttatttgttattttatgtttattttatttgtaattttatggttattttaacatttataatgtcttgttcacgaagtctcgtgaacaagacattcgtagataatgtcgaaatatcgagctccaccaaataaaaataaaaaacatggtaaatatcccgttttaaatactgttagtaacctatgacaggttttgttttgattgcatttcattgtaaactgcaagtcactcatcaaaccatatttgaatgaaatctttaatgtaaaatagtatacattagttcagttagaattggagtttgtcgataacaatttactttaattttgtttatgtttttaatttttttttcgtatacagCCGAAGCACCGTTCTCTAATCGACCAGtagctctctaaaattaattctttgttaaatcgtaacaatttggTAAATTGctatcaagaatcctctttatttttctgcacatctacggctggagctcctCAAAATGAGACCAAAACAGATCTCTTatatcaaactcaaactcaattcctctattcaatatagaagcattacacttacttattgatagtcaaattaaacactaccaccggttcggaaaaggaaacgccctgacctgagaagaaccggcgaaagaaactcagcgggtccttttttttttgtcagtcttatatgtatttaatatattgaatatgattagaaacagccaggaggcgatcgtttcattcccaaggcgtgctatcaatcataaactcactaactgtatagtaacctttcgcacacaagcgtgcAATACAGCTATCATCCCATAATGTATAAGATGTGCCACTTACCTTGACAACTAAGACGTTATATCTTATGCCTGCAGTTATGAACGTTTCAGATATGGAAACTTGGCATACAATAAAATGATCTgctaaattatcttttatcttCATCACGTTTTAGGTGAATCCATACCGCCCGCAGTTGTTCAACCCAGCTTCCGATGACGTCACACCACAAGGTACTACCGCACAATCCTGGAGACCCAATCCACCACCGgtctatgaaaattataatcgaGGTTCGTTGCATAAAGTGTAATTAAATCAGCTCGATTGCCACCTCTTGCAGATTCATGAGACTATGGCAgaaatattcatgtgcttaattcatttaatttataattgacctGTTACTTGTGTGTGAAGGAAAATGTCGTGAGGAAAAGTGTGCATCTGGTAAAATTCCACCTTATGGatcaccaatccgcattggagaagcgtgatggaataaaaaAGAGTCCAATATTGTGACATTGACAGGTAGGCtggtaatttactttaatttgaaaagtttttttattccaGGCTCAGAAAGTCCACGATCAGAAAATTGGCGCGTTCCGTACGGAATTTCTAAGGAACAGCAAGCAGCGATCCTGCATCACAAGCAATCTTTGAGCTCAGGTTTGTGATATTGATTATGATGACCATGATAACTACTCTTCATAGGCAACTGCACGAGACATACACGAGTTTGCTCTCATTACGTCTCTTTCATAATCCAAAGGAACGGCAAATTCAACAAGAtgagaaagagttcaggcacatTAGGAACAGCTTTACCCAACGTACTTTACGGGTACAGGAGCGTGAACAGTGACGATTTCCGAATTCGGAATTACTGAGAATTTACAGTCAGAAAAacccaattaattttatatggtcCGACCTGATGTTTAAATCCTGGTTCTACATATATGCGGCCTTTCAATCTAGCCACTTGATGCAACCATATTGGAAGTCAATAGCCATTACAACAGAACCACCATTTCTGCAAGTCTGTATTGGTATATGCAACAACTGGTAACATTTACTTTCTCACGAATCAGCATAAAGTGGACAGGATTCTAGATTCCAATTTTTATGTTGGAACTACAAAATTTCGTGGATTTTTCAAGAATTTTTCCGTATCAATCATGACTTGACAGAGTTTTTTCAGTTCAATGCAAAGTTTTTATTCACAGTTGTTCTAACACTTGCGTATTCTGCGTTTATTTCTTTCTGGTTGTGACAGATCTATGAGGCCATAGAGTATTTCCGAACAGACGCCTGAATATTAATTGAGAAATTGAGAAACATTGAGAATATTCACGATAATTGAAACATGGCATTGGAAGGAATAAATTCCTCAATCTGTCATTACGCTTCGAATCTCAGCTGAGGTTACGTTCAAAGGAGTCCGTTTTATCGGATACCTTTTATGTAGTTGTAGGAGTGAGTTCACAAATGACATTATTAGTACCAATAGAAGCACAACAAGAAACGGTCCTATAAATACGGTGCGAACATAGCCTCGAGTAGCAATTGATGCCttataatcgattttaattCATCCACCAGAGGGCGCTTTCCGATTCGAATACGCGTCAGACAATGGCCTTGCGGCCGGCGAGGTGATAGAACCTGATGGATCCAGGGTCGGCGCTTATCAGTACAAGGATCCCAGTGGACAGCTCGTGAAATTGAAGTACCGCGCTGGAAAGGAAGGATTCCAAGTAAGATAATGacttatgatataggtagagcGGGTGAACGTGCCATCTAATTTTGAGGgatcaccaacgcccatagacattagcgctgtgagaaatattaaacattcctcacatcgccaatgcgccaccaaccttgggaaccaagatgttatgtctctttttcctgtagttaaactgactcAGCTCACTCGCCCTTCGAACCAGAATATAACAATAGGTACTAAGTATTGCAGCCACCGAGTTAATTCGCCATTGCGCCTGGCGTAACAAGGAAatacttatttcatttataattaccaTAGTTTTGGGTCtattgaagtaaatttattagaagattGACTCAAGTTGTAGTAATTTTGTGGAGTTCTGAATATTTAAGGTGTTATTTTGTATCAAATTCTAAATAGATATGTATTTCCAGATTCTGGAAGGAAGTCATTTACCGAAAAGCCCCGAGCCAGTACCGCCAGCAGCTCctagtaagtattttatttatattgattacaaaACGAATTCCCTTTGCCgcgtctgtctatctgtctgaaTGTAAGGCTCACATGGTTTTTCACTAATGAACGGAGTGATCTATGACTAAGTTTAAGTGCCTCATAAATTAAGGTTTGGAGTAAATTGCGTTGAATTGAACGGTGACTATTGAAAATGGAAGAAAATATCATGATGACTAGCAGATTTAGTGGCGTGCACTGTGAAACATTAGTACTTCTATTTCAAATAGGTAATAACCAATTGACCCTTATTCTATTCTAACTTCATGCTACGACCTTATTACGACCCTTATTCGCCCAAAGtgataaatttcaaaatgaaaataaaatatctttgaaaattaaaatcttcATAGTGTAATAACAgagaagtttaattaataaaaaatatgtacatataaatttaacaaaaattgctTATGAATCACAATACAAGAAAGAGCCCGTTAAGGTTGTCGCTGGAGAAaattctcatttaaaaaaatgccattTAAGGAACAATCTTATTGCTGATTCATGCATAAAATAGTACATATTCTGTAAAAACAAGCTCGAAACTCATCGTAGAAAACGATCGGAAACGTCAGAGCGTGATATAAgtcacaaatcaaatcaaatcaaatcaaaatatactttattcaagtaggcttttataagcacttttgaatcgtcatttaacaaactatttaaagtaaagctaccaccggtttggaatgtagattctaccgagaagaaccggcaatcaactcagtagttactcctttaCAACATCTAAGAATACagccatgttagttaaatacaatatacaaattacatatgtatgttatgtctcctgcctggaagtcaacgagcgttaactccacgcttttttatcatctatatttcTACAAAATAGCATGTAATTTCACGAGTGATATACGTAGCTATTACAGATAACAGACCTGCCTCATAAcgtttaatcaaattaaattaatataccagCAGGTAATTACTATTCGGAGGCTTATGAACAGCAACGTCGTCAGTACGATTTGCAACAGCAGTACAACCAACAGCGACCCGAGCCGCAGTGGCAAAATCAGGTATTAATGATACGTCAAGAATTAATGATTGGATAAGGCATTccaatattatacgtatattgtTAATGGggttagtttattttgtttgttttattggtGGATCGATGAATGGTTTACTTGATTgtattcaatttgaaaataaacttcatgtttttaaaaattatcgtCAATTGCACAAccgtttaaagtaaaaattcgCAGTTTCGACCCTTACCAATTGTACcgaacttaatttgtgttatataaatggAAATATTAGTAAAACTTAGAAGGGAGCATAGCTACTattcctttttaaaaattatctaatcAATaagtcttttatttatttattgaaaaagttacatcaTCAACTTGTCACTAAGCACTCAGAAGTGATCACTGATGTGAGTAACGTTCAAAGTGATacgtttttaaaagtttaaaacgaCATTGATCAAAGAAACTGTCAGATATAATTGACATAGCACCGAAAATCCTATATCCTGTTGGTGTAGAAGACATAgtacgtttattattaataaataaataataataataaataaatattggacaacatcacatacattactctgatcccaatgtaagcagctaaagcacttgtgtcatggaaaatcagaagtaacgacggcaccacaaacacccggacccaagacaacatagaaaactaatgaactttttctacatcgactcggccgggaatcgaacccgagacctcggagtggcgtacccacgaaaaccggtgtacacaccactcgaccacggagatcgtcaatGACGTTATTGTCGTGTTATAATTGATAGTTATCTTTTAGCCGATTTTAATGTCTACCTGAGTTCATACATATGTTCGAAATATATTTAGGCCGCTGAAACCCAGCGAGGTGCAAGTGGAGGCTCGGGTGCAGTAGCTGGCGCAGGCAGTCAATATTTCAACCAAAATTGGAGACCAGATGGTCGTGATGATGGTCaggtatgataaaaaataaaaaaaattttagcaacatttataaacaaatgctcgggtatagtttttaaaaagtatttcgttttaaaaatcaaaaaaggAGAAGGTTTTTATATCGTACATATAATCGGGTAAATTCTTTtgttaattaagtataaatccTAGTCTATGGTCCCTTTAATTTCATTAGTATTGgtctttttaagtttattatgtaaacggttataatctataatattcataattattattaggcatttgatttattatatgtcACAAGTAATAATCATCACTATATGAACTATACCTCTTTGAGCACATAGAAAAAATCGCCATTTTATGGCAGTCGAATCCCGCCGATATTATCTATACtttttccacagataataaataacacttaaGTTTTATCATAAGTCTATATGCAAAATTAACGTTCGATTCcagtgaatataaataattaatggtaGCAGcctttaaatgtcccactgctgacCTAAGGcctacaccacgctgctccaatgcctgttggatacacatgttacagaatttcattgaaactaGACATATAGagatttcctcgcgatgttttccttcaccgagcacgagataaacaCAAAGTACACATGCAAACTTAGCGGTGCTTGTCATTGTcattctaaacactgggccatcacggctcccaaatataatattacatattgttaTCATTCGTTTatgatataatgtaatatatattttccttttgttCTCAGTACCGCGATAACGACATAGAAGAACAAAACCGTGGACCACATTCATTTGGAGGAGGATACGCGTTCGCTTTCAAaggttaaaaatacaaagagGTTATCCGTCCGTGGAGAATCTATTCGgagtaaatgaaatgtttttacaaatgaaattgtTTGGATTTAGATAAGAAAAACTTTGagctgtattgaaaaaaaatgtccaaTGTATTTGTTTACAGCAATCATTAATAGAACCCttttgtataaacatttatataatgtataatgtgttttattttattgttatttaaccattttttgtttaaattgagtTTAATAGCATCGGTACAATAACTGTAAAGGACTTATTAATAAAGCAGAGTATAGCAGAGTATACGTTAAATACGCGTGTTCATTAGACAGTCGATGACgtttcttttgaatatttttatacaaatgaatCTAAAATTACATGCTGACTGATTTCACCGCCGAATTAATACTAGTGAACTTGCAAATGAGATACTAAGAGATATATTTATTCCGTAATAATCGTTTTGAAtttagtaaacatatatttttagtcgataaatgaatgaaatagaaattgaaagaattaatgaaattcagaaatgttttttatttttaaattaaaaagttatcgaaTCTAAAACGAGAAAAAGTTAACAGAAAAGACTAATATCATTCTTCCCATcactaaaattcaaatttaccaATAGAATAGAAACTTTAATAGGAAATttgctttaaatgtatttttatgcaGATCAAAGCGCAGTACTAAACatagattgaaataaaacaataatttagttcatatacccacactttattaaaacaacacCAAATTTTAACACAAACTCGACGTAACactgatataattaaaacattataaaataaataagcaaaatcgctaattaatatatttgaacgaattataaaaataaatcatttaaaacatgactagtatatatttatcgaaGCATTCAAACAAtgctaatataaatagtatcatTATTTATCGACacgaaaataattacataattatatcattaaaagctttaaaatatCACTAATGACTAtcacaataacattttgatatatttagataaaatctattaatattcttttgtatattttacaaatgtttctaattattactattttacacTTTCAGCTCGTGGCCTCGTCGTTATAACTAgaaaatttcgaatataatcTGTACATTACATAGTACGAAAAgaaataaacgtatatttaattaaataattacactgCACGAACCAAGACCTTTGTTAtagttctatattattttaaataatcaacatttaattttttatttcatgttgtTTCAACTAATATAAGACATGAAAGGACCCAATTCCAGCTatggattaattattatatcatatttt
Above is a genomic segment from Vanessa tameamea isolate UH-Manoa-2023 chromosome 29, ilVanTame1 primary haplotype, whole genome shotgun sequence containing:
- the LOC113403256 gene encoding uncharacterized protein LOC113403256, translated to MFQPLDTPWASSQRTTDVVNPYRPQLFNPASDDVTPQGTTAQSWRPNPPPVYENYNRGSESPRSENWRVPYGISKEQQAAILHHKQSLSSEGAFRFEYASDNGLAAGEVIEPDGSRVGAYQYKDPSGQLVKLKYRAGKEGFQILEGSHLPKSPEPVPPAAPTGNYYSEAYEQQRRQYDLQQQYNQQRPEPQWQNQAAETQRGASGGSGAVAGAGSQYFNQNWRPDGRDDGQYRDNDIEEQNRGPHSFGGGYAFAFKG